A window of Eucalyptus grandis isolate ANBG69807.140 chromosome 4, ASM1654582v1, whole genome shotgun sequence genomic DNA:
TGAGGGCATTGCGACCGTCAaagtaaacaaaaagaaaagaaaagaggaaggcaGCTGCAAACTTGAGATTTGGCGGCCTAGCTCAACTGCTTGAGTTTCATGACCATGGCCACAAAACTAGAGCTCGTGGCAACTACAGACTTGAGCTCTGGTTTCGTGGCCATGGCTGCTCGAACTCAAGCTCTAGGTTCGTGGCCATGGTGGTTGTGATGGCTTTGTATAGACCTGGGcaagaatggagagagagagttagtaaaatttttaaatattactaaaaattttccatgacaaaattgaaaaaaatcaaatcaaattggtaaaagtgtaataaattcaagattttttgcttaattttctCACTCGAGAGTTTGGTCCTCTCGATCACTCGTTGAGAGCATATTCTTGCCTTGGGCCAGATAAAGCGAAAAAGCAAAGCGAGTCCAGCAGAAGGAAAGTTCAGAatagaaaatagtaaaaagtACAAGTTCTATATTTCCAATGAGCTGAGGTTCGAACCATTGTTTCATTCGAGTGCCCCATTTTCGTTACATTTCGCACCTCAAGCGTAAAGTAAAGATGCTAAACTTTCCATTTACGCGCAAACTTGCTCACTTAAGTTGCAAATCTATATGGTTGATCATCCTTGTCCATCAATTAGAGATTAAAACACAAATGGACAAGAAGTTTCAAGAGGCGATATTGAACGATGACGTTGATGCGCTGCATACCCTACTCGTCCAAAATCCGATACTTTTGGACCGCGCAACCAAGGAGCCGTTCCCTAATACTCCTTTGCATGTAGCTGCGGCCGCTGGCAAAACCCAAGTCGCCGTGGAGCTGGCCACTTTAAGGCCCTCATTTGCTCGAAGGCTGAACCCAGAGGGGTTCAGTCCGATGCACCTGGCTTTGCAGCATGACCATTTTCAGACCGCGAGAGCTCTAGTGACCATTGACCCCGAGTTGATCCGCgtcaaagggagagagaggatcacTCCTTTGCATTACATTGCTGAAAGGGAAGGAGACGCTGAGCTGGAGCTCCTGGCCGACTTCCTTTGTGCTTGCAAAAGGTCCATCGAGGACATAACGAGCCGGTGCCAGACCGCAGTTCACATTGCTGTGAAGAGCTGCAATATCAAAGCATTCGACGTTCTCCTTGGATGGATGAAGCGGGTGTATCTGACAGAGGTCTTGGACTGGAAGGATGAGGATGGCAACACGGTCTTGCATATTGCAGTGTCCACAAATCAGCCTCAGGTTTGCTTTCATAGTTTTTGGTAAAACCACTTAGGTGTCGGGATGAAACAAATCAGCAAAATATCCAGAAACCGATCCATCAAGAGTCTAGGatattatgttttttctttatatttgaCAACAACAGATGGATTTCTTCTTCACATGTTACAGTTTTTCAGTATGTTCTCTTCGTACGCCTTGTAGGTCGTCAAGTTGCTTACCGAGGACCGTCCATTCCTTTTTAAAAACCGTCCCTTCCTGGGTTGCATGTACAGAGACCGCCTTGTGAAGGTGAATGCCAAGAACTTCCTTGGCAAGACAGCCCTGGACATCTCGCGGGAGGGCCACTGCGACAAAGAAATCCCGGACATGTTAGGAACTGCTGGGACTTCGCTCACCCTATCGCAGTTTTTGAGCGGGAAACTAACTCTCTTTGAGAAATGCAGTAGGTACTTTGGAATCCGGGACGAACAGACTGGCAACATGATCCTTGTGGTGGCCACTTTAATTGCAACAGGCACTTACCAGGCTGCGCTTAGTCCTCCTGGAGGTTATTGGCAAGACGACTCTGATCCTGTCACCAATTCCACAAGCATTGTTCAGAAACCACATATGGCTGGAAACATGATCTTGGGTGGTTCTAAGGTCTACTTCTTCACAGTTCTCAACAGTTTAGCCTTTTACACCTCCATCATCACTATCTGGGCCACGGCGATTGGGTTACTGCCCGACACCTTCATTGTTTACTTGTCCGTGCTCATTCTCGGTTTGACTTTCTTCGTCTCCATCATAGTTGAATTCCCGAAGGCCAACAGGTTTGCAGGGACACTGATTTGGGCATTTTACGAGATCTTGTTGCTTGCGGTGCTGTTGCTCCCGATCCTGGTTTGGTTCAGCCACAAGGCAATTCAGAACAGAATGGATGCGACAAAGAGACGGGTTGGCAGCTTCCTTGAATCGGAGCCTCGAAGACGCTGAGCATATATATAATAGAATTTACCCATCTGTCTATTGTTGAAAAATCACTGTTGTGCTTCTCTTGCTGGTCCACATGAATTTGTCTATACTTCTATTCTCTTGTCAAGCATGTCGGGAATTGCTTCTGAAGGCGATGCTTTCGCATGTAATGATCTTCACCCTGACAAACTTAACATAAAATCAACTTGCTTGAACTAGACTTGAGGTTTCCCCGGAAGAACCGTTTGTAACAATTGggccaaaacaacaaaaaggatAAAGCTCAAGCCCAAATTTCCCACTTAAGCCCATCTAATTGCATAGAAGTATCACACAACATTAGCTCCTCATTTGTTACGTGTTTTTCCTCCAATACGTAATTATATCCAACATCAAATCCAGCTTGATCAGTATGAAGAGATGCATCTCAAATGGAAAAATCTTAGGAAAATCTGTCAGAGAGAAGCAATGCTCCTGTGAGTTAGTTTCAGTCCATCTTACATTGAAATGCTTGGTCAAGATGTTATCTTGGAGGAAATACATGCATAGATGTGCTTCCCTCACTGCAACTTATGCATTGGTGATTCTCTTCATAGTTTAGCACCCATATGTACGGAAGGACAAGACTAAGAGCAAATCAAACCTGCGAAGTTCTAGGGTCCCATCCACTAACAATCTGGAATAATTCCGTATTGacaaaatttcatatttgctGGTAACTTCCCAATTTTGTTGCTGAGAAGAGATGACTGGTAACTTGCGTGTCAGGTAAATCGGAAAATTCAGATAATACCGGTAATACTACCACAAATTTACCAGTACTAATtcaggtgaccatgcaggttaTATGTCGCTACAAGACATTATTGGAGATGAAAAAATTTACCAAGATTGGTACCTTAAAAAGATGTAGCAAAAGATAACGAGGAAAACTTATGTGATAGAATGTCATTGATTGTGGTTTGAGTCATGCAATCTCCTAACGCAAAGATGAAGATTCAACGGTGCAAATTAACGTGTGGTTCTTGAATATCAATTGATATGTACTAGCTTTACTCATCTGCATGttatttaggatttgattagaGATGAATAAGCGATTTAAGATTCTTGTTGCGCGTTAGTAATACAACAATCTGATAGTTCAAACACATCAAAGTACGTAAGGAGCAATATAATTCCATGCGAAATTGGAATATAGAGAATGTacctttttcacattttcttatCACGTAAAATGAGCTCGATTGGCACCTCGAAGAATTGCCGTCAACATTTCACTGTTGGCTGGTATCCATCCCAATGGTTACATAGTCCTCACTCAGACCACATTTCGATATGTTCAAACTCATCATTTATGATATATGTGATCTTAGGCAACACATTAGGCCCATCCCAGCTCAGCTCAAACCCGCCCATTGATCACCTCTAATAACCACAGGTCTATAATTTGTAGAGATGACATAGGCACAGATATTGTCGAAGGTCACGATTAACTTAGTGATTCTGTATGCTGATAAAGTAAGGAAGACATCAAAACCATCGAACCATATACAATCGAAATACTTTGATTAGGTTCAGGGTTGTTCCATCAAGTTTGATTCGTAACTTTCAATCGGGAGGTTAATTGCATATAATCAAgacttcgattttttttttcctgaggCTTTGGAATTGTATGGCGATAGCTATGGCATTGCAATGATACCCTGTGTTACTTCGTAGCTGCAACTTTTCCTGAATACAATATGTCATTCGATCTACCATCGATTTCAGATGGTGATGCAACTCGATAAGTTTTGCTTCTGTATGTGGTCATTGTAGTTTTATTCAATCTTCTGTCGATAAAAAGTTcaatgtataaactctctttgaGGGTTCGGATACAAATGGATAAATTGGAGATGCGAAAAAGCAAACTTTTTGAACCCTTTCGTCTTTGGAGATGGGGGCTTAGGACAATCATCAAGCTCAGGAATCTGTTCTATTCAGAGCTTACTGCAATCTCACCTTCACACCAAAGCTTGGTTGAACTCCTAGTAAGATTGAAAATCTGTCACCAGAAGCAATGTTCCCGGTGAATTAGTTTTGATCAATGTCACGTTGCAATGCCTGGCTTCCTGCAACTTACGGACTGATGATTCTCTTCATAGTTTAGCACCATATTCAGAAGGACAAGACTACAAGCAGATCAAATGCTAGCGGCGGATGAATTTGGTCAATGTTACATATGGTTTCCAGAAAATATGCTGGAGTACACCAAGTGCTGGTTGGTGTATAAATTCTAAACGAAATTGTCCACGCTCTAATTGGTCCAGAACAGGTCAAGAGTCAAATTGTTGGGGGCAGTTGGATTCCTAAGTGTATATATGGTGACTTCTATCAAATTGCCGGAAAGAAAGAGAATCCAATGGATTTGGAACCTTTTGCTAACCTTCTCAACAGGTTTATTAATTAATGCTTTTTATGATCCCAAGAATGATATCCTTTTTACAGGGGGATATTATATGTCAAAGCATTGCCGGATTTGCACATTTGGAGGCTCCTTGTTTAACTTGCATTGGGATTGGTTTCGGTCAAATCGAAGATAGTGATGTTCTCTATCAGCCTTCTCATTTTGTCGATCTTGAAATTGTGTATATCCGTATCCTCTTCTGGTGCATCAAATCCACCTAAATTACTGAATTGCATCAATACTTTCTATGAGAAACATATAAACCCATTTATGTTCTTGCACATATTGAGATCATCTCATTGCATCTGATCGATGCTGCTTTCCTGAGAATGCCCACCAAAATGGTGAATActaatctctttctctctctgaatTTTTCTATGACACGAActgttcctttcttttttttttcaacttttgtttgCAATTTCAGGCATCATGCTGCAAAGAGAAAGCAGTATTGATCTCGGTGTATGTGGAGaagccacaaaggaggaagatcAGTTTACCAGATCCGAGTCACCGCCCTCATCATCACCGCCATCActaccgccaccaccacctccaccttCATCACCCCAATGGAGAAAGGCAAATTCAAAGCCACAGTACTTTTTCTGGCAAAGGATACAATAGAAGGGCTGAACTTCTTCATTACTCCCAGCACCTCCGGGAATCTGCTCAACCAGCCGCTGAATCCACATCCCTACTCCCAGCACCTATCTCTACAAACAACCACCGAATTTCAGACAAAGTAAGGAATCCTGTAGTTATCTTGATTCAAAAGTTGTTCCTGTTATTGGGAAATTTTTTATGGAAGATGCTTAATAACATTACGTATATGCTGAGTCCAGTTTGTGATCATGAAATTTGACTAAATCACGAGTTTGAGAAACCCTTACCAcgcacaaaagaggaaaacaattGTAGACACTTATAGTATCAACCTATCGAATTGCAATTATGTGAATGCACCTGAAGATGTGCATATCAGCAACAGCTGTGTACAGTATACTTGTCATCGTTTCCTGATCAGCTACTTTCTTAGACAGTCACTGtccagagaaaaagaaaagtggagaTGGCTCCGTTTTGTCTTGGAAACTACAAAACCTCGATCAAAAGGTTCTTACAATCTTTGAAAAGTTTCCAAGCGAAGAAAGacagcaagaaaagaaaaaagaatagtaGGGGATCAACGGGCAATAAAGGACAATCAGTTACGAAAAGTCTGGAGGTAAAGTCAGCATGCTTTCTTGTGTCTTCTGTTAGAGGATATCACAAGGGGGTAAGAGAAAAGGTTCTAATGCTCTGCTTCTCTCAGGTGCCAAAAAAATGGGCTTTTTGGGCAAATATGTTATCTGCGCTTCGGAAGCAGAGGTGAATCTCCATGGTGATGAGGCTTTATTTGTGGAAACAAGAGTACTGAATTGAAAGAACAGTAAAATTCATCTTGGACATGAAGTTATGAGAGCATGTAATTTCAGATATTCGACAcagaacagaaatttttcttGTGATTACTATTTTGTATGCCTGGTTCATTGAGAAATGCCGGTTTCTACTGTCTATCCAAAGTTTCAACGAGAATTTTTAGCTTACTGTTGGTAGTTGCGAAGAAAGCTCTTCACCATGCAAACCTGATTGATGCAAACATCTGTCTGCAAAAATACATAGTGTGTTTCTCATGCTGTGCTCTTGATAGCTTTCAGTTTCATCATCAATGATTTTGTATTAGTATTAATTGAGAAGCCAGAGATTCCTTGATCCGCCTagcttgaaaaagaaaaacttcttgCCAATTCAACAAATTTTTTCACAGCTCTCAATGCCGTCTAATGATCTAGATGTGCTCATCATCTAGACAGTAACTTGACCACATTGATGACATTCATAAGAcaacaaagaaaatggaagtAATGCAGCTCTGGTTCAAACAACAGTCTGGACTGTTGCTCAGATTGCATATGCAAGTTTTGGGTCAACCAAGATGCGACAAGGAACAAGTCAAATGCGTTTTTATCTTTCACCCGGCAAAATTTATTGGATAATTGTCTCTTTGGAATGCGAAAGGAACACCATTTTTGTCAGTCTCTTCTCTATCTAGTTTCTCTCATTCATACTACTATCTTGAAAAAGAGCCCGGGCGCATGCGGGTGATGAAAGGTGAAGAAGTTCTGAACACGTGCAGCATTTTGAATTATACCATATTGAGAAATTCATTCTAACAATTATGTGGATTAGAAAGATTTTGGAATACAAGAGTTTTATGGGATTGTATGACAATTgttttaaaaatctcaaattatgatatatattattatatcaGGACTTAAGATATCATAATATCCGATTTCATAAAATTTCCTAATAAAATGCCCTTATTTTCCACCAGCACTTCACATCTATTTGTTAGCCCAATAAATCTTCATGGAAAGAGCGAAGggaaatgcaaaaaaaaaaaaaaaaataaaatatagagcCTTCATGCTGATGAATCGATTGCCATTTGGGAAACTTGCTCCTGGGAATTCCTCACATAGATCCTGGTCCACTGAAAAGGGTTGGCCTGCACTGTTGATTTTCCGGGTCCCACCAGGCCAACCACAGGCGTGTATCCAGTGGAGTAGACATGGGTTCAGACAAGTGGCGCCTCCTGCTCCTGAGCAATTCATGTTCACCAGTCTAAACTATAGCTTCCAACGTGGAAGCCATTTGACTTCAGAACCAGACAACACGTACGCAGAAGGCACTGAAAAAGGCGAAAGGAAACACGGTGAATTGCCAAGGAACTGGAAAAGTCCGAAACTTTGCAACTCCCACTCGCATTTTCGACCTCAATCTCGCGCTCGTGCTCAGGATGAGGCGTCCCTTTGCTTGTTCAGGATCGCCACAGCCTCTGAAAATCCTCTTCGTCACACTCTGTGAGTGCCCTCTCCAGAGGCTGTCTCTCTATTCGACATCCCCTGCTTTCTGTCTGTTTGTTTGTGGAGGAATCGTGGGGAATCACCAAGAGCTGTGCGAATGCATCTGCTTGACGGAGCTTGATTCTGTGttgaagttttgatttttcttactGGGCAGAGGGATTTATTTTGTGGGTCGAAATCGTTCAGGTCTGTTCAGAGTTGCCGCGAGTGGAGATGGGTTTTGCGCTGCGCCTTCAATCATCAAAGAAACTCCGGGCTCGGAGTCGAGGCCCTTGTACTGGAAAGCCACGAATCCTACACTGTCCCCTTCTCACCTTCAAGGTTCGGAAGCTATTTACAATTAGTAGATTTGTCAATCTTGGAAATGGCAGATTCTGATTAATGTTGCTCCTTGCGACTGCAAAAGGCTTACTCATAATGCTTCCAAATCAATTTGTCTTTCAAGTTAagcttttctattctttttctgttAATCCATTTCGGAAGTTGAGATGATTTCTTCATTGGGTGAAGCGGTATAGTTTTTAGTTTCTTTGAAATTGTACTTTGACTTAAATCTCCAGTGTATACTTTTTGATCACATTTATTAAGATCAAACTCATGGTCTTTTTTATTTGGATGAACAGAGGGGTTTCATGGAGGCTGGTTGTGTTGTTTTAGGACCATGACATGATTCGTGGAAATGAGAAACATTTGAATCAGCATGTGTTTTCTCTTGATAGACTCACGAAATGGTCGAGTTTagattgtgaaattttttctctctctcagcgAAGTTAATGATTTAAATTGGATAATGAATCCTAGTCTACCTTTACTGCTCAAGGTGGATATCTATCAGACTCAATGTCCGCAAAATTTTCAGCTGCAAAACAATTTGTAAAGATTCTCAAGCTATGGTTTGGTTGTTTGAGTTCCCCTAACTGCCACAGTTTGGTTGTTTGGGGCCTTGAATTGGTCCTAGACAATGTGAAGAGATTTTCTGAGGAAAacctcaactttttctttttttttggctatctTTGTTGATGATAAAATCGAAAGTTTACCAAGGCAGATGGtgtgttctctctttttctgtttccaCTGATAGATCTTCCCCCCCTTCTCAGATTTGCCGGGTTTCACCAGAAGTGTTTACAGAACAGACCATGCTCTAATAACGCCAGAAAGTCAAGTATTCAGCCCTCTACCCAATTGGTAATCGTTAGATCTTATGCTTATGTGGGCAGGAATTGTCTTGTTGCTGAAGTTCTTTAAATACCTTTCTCAGGACTAACACATTGGCAGCGTATTTAATAACGCCAGCAATGGGTTCACATTTTGTCATGTATCTAGCGAAAATGCAAGGTTTGCCTGCTTCTTTGGTATCAGCAGCTGCATGAAGCTCATGGTGTATGCATGGAATGTTATTGCTACCATTCACTGCACCTCCTATGCATTTTATACTAATCCGTCGAGTACaccccaaaaaaaggaagagaaaacccTTAAGATCGAAGCAATCAAGAATCAATCAAACTGATGGGGTCCTGATATTTGACaagctaccatctatatcgaAAGACTACTGAAAGCTTCATGGATAGTGGAGACCATAAAAGACACTCAAAACAATGGTGATCAAGAATCAGTTCCTATGTCTCTCTTATCTGAGACAAATTCCAAAGCTGCATCTCTTTGTGGTTGTTTACTACATCATGTCTCTGCTATCTGGGCAGCTGGTCTGGTTGATACCATGGTTTGATGTCTTTTATTTCTCTGTCTTAAGCTGTTCTATAAGGATCAGATTGAATTAGTGGTCTCTAAGTTAAGCATAAAATGGTGTATGTAGCTGCCACTTAAATGAACAATACACAGCCCTTTTGGGAAGTTACTACCTAACTTGGCATTAATGCTGCGGGGGTATGTCTTGGTTGTGAATGTTAGTTGAAACGATTCTCCTTAATTATATAGCTCTAAGAATTGCTCAAATTTCACTCAAGTTGTGTCCCATTCACGATCATATGGTATCACTTACGTGTTATGACTATGCTTTGTGCAGAAAATTCAAGATCAGGACTTCCTCCTAGTGACATAGAAAGGTCCATATGCTGTTcgtttattttcattattattctCGGTTTAACTGCCCCAAGAAATATCTTTTCTGCTAGAgatttgcaaaattgaaatctatttttatttaaaaaaattggtcagTGAGAACTCAAGAGCTCAATTTTTGTTTAGGTTCCTATTCGTGGTGCAGGGTACGGTCTCTCTCACTATGTCCAGCAACAGCCAATGGCTGATGGTATGATAATCAGAGCTTATATCTGTCAATTGATAACATGTAATTTGTTGGACTACGACTATGTCATTGTGTCTTTGGAACTGAATTAATTGGTCATAGCTATTGTCAATTCTTTCCTAAGCTGCACATGCAGTGGTGTTGGAGTATGGAAACTTCTCACTCATTTATTTTATGCTTGAGTTCGTGCAGGTGAAGCTAAAAGaaagttttaaatctttgaTATTAACATACCAACTGACACACCTAATGGGAAGCCATTAGGAAGTGTCAGCGTAAACTATTATTGTAAATTTGCTGCATGATAATGTTGTCATATGAGTTATGAATGACCATCAAGTTATCAAGATACTTCAGCGCCATTCCTTTGAAGACCTTTGTGATGTGACCTGGATAgcaatctttttttaataaaaaaattaagcaaatagAGGGAGACGGTAGCTATCAATTGTTGAACCCAAAAACTCTTGAGTCTAGGTAAGGGTTTACCACTTCTTACCTTCCTACCGACAATGTCAAACATTGACTAAGTTaattttgcatgttaagatACCTACTTTTTATGGTGTCTAATTACATTAACGATTTTGCATGCATGAGAAGCACTATTTTATTGAAGCTGGGAGGAGTAGCTAAAGCTGCTTTTTTCGTGAGTAATCATAATGTATATAATATGGTCCTCAGTTCCAATGTTGATAACTATTCTCTTTTCTATCTgttgatgtttttttttggtaaggttctATCTGTTGATGTTGGTCTTTCAAGATTCTTATCATGTGTTCTATCTTTAGGTTGATTCATATGCTTATCTCCCTCCAAATGTTGAGCATTCTCTCAGTTCTGATGCCCCTGCTACTCTGGTGGTCTTTGAACGAAGGTTTGATCCAGCCTCCACTAGATCTAGTAATCAACTatgatctttttctttaggGAGAGATGATTCCCCCACGTATGTAGTGCACCTTCAGTCATATATGAGGTCTGGTTCAGTTATTGGTGTTTCATATGGTTAAATGGCAAACAGCAAATGCAGTTGTCCTAAATCTTGCCGATAGTCAGGTCTGTCTCTTTGTTCCTAAAAATTACTAACAGAAATTGGTTTTCCTATTAGATATGCCTCTCTGGACAGTCATGTTGCTGAGGTGATTGTTGGTTCGACAGACAAGCAGCCACTTCAGCCACTTCTGGAAACTCCAGGAGAGGTTAGTCGGGAACAATATTCAGATATCATCTCTTCACAGCCCCTTGTTTTGTCCCAGAATTTTTGGAAAGAATGGTTTTGACTAACTTTGACCGCCAGATGTTAGCAGTTTCTCGTGCAATTTGCTTGTTGTACTCATGGTggatattatcattttcaacAATGCTGTGTCTCTTCATTTCTTCTGGTGCCTCCAGGTTTTCGAACTTAGGAAGCTTCTTCCTACCTCCGTTGCTTATGACTTCAACATTCACGTAAGCCATGATAGTCTTCCTAAACTACTTTGTTGGCATTGCAGTTCTATCATTCTGTCAGCTTTGCAGTCCTATCATTCTGTCAGTACTTACTCTTAGTAAGTTAGTAGTGCATCTAATAGCCAGCTGAAAAAATGTGATTTGACAAGGCAATTTCCAAGTGGTGGGGATGCATTTCTATCAAACTTTGTCTTGAAATGTAGAGTGTAGCATACTAATCCCATGTTTCACACTTGGCCTAGAGCCTTGTTGGGGTGGCTTAGACTCTGTTATTTCCCCACTTAAAGTgtatcttttggatttttgctTGAGCTGTTGTTCTTATTCATTCAAATATAATTACGTGAACAAATGCCATCATCTACTTTCACTTGTTGCTACTCAAAAGaactcaaaacaaaatttgttatcattttatatttcaaaatttttcttaGATAATCCTGATGTTGTcgcatttattttattaagaagCTAAAAAGCACAAGCCAAAAGCTGGTGGAGCAGCTGCTGCCTCTGGCTTCTTTTTCTAGCTTTTGCAAATTGGCTTTAAAATGGCTTTTGCTTGCAAACACATTAACAAAAATTGGAGGTCAGTGATGAAGGCTACCCTCCACCTTGGCCACCCAAAATTTAGAGGTCATAAGCATTTGACATTTCCATATAAGTTAAATATTTTAGAGATGATCTAACACTCATTTGCTCTGACCCGATTATTTATTCTTGAATACAGATCATGGATTTTCAACCTGGTGAATTCCTTAACATCAAggtactttttcttttggaaattaaatTTGGTTGAGTACTAGAACATGATCCGAGCAACACACAGGATGTAAAAtctacttgaaattttttttccttcaaaacaaaatttaatcaCATTAAAGTTCGGCGGTGTGATAATTTGTTCTAGAAGTTTAAATgatgaaaagatgaaattgttTACATTTGCACGTCAAAAAAACTCTcttgatgtgaagttttatttgATGATGAAGGCTTTAAGTGTGTGAACTACTGCCTGTGAGTAAAAGAATAGTTGATTGCTCATGGGATAACTCATAGATGGATGGAGAGCAGTGAGAGGAATCAAACTCGAGATCCAACTCTGATACCAACTTAATTGACTGTGGAGATAATTTGTTCTAAAAGTTCAAACTGTCAGAGAACCGTGtgtttctattttatttcttagCTTCATTCTTTACATTATCACATCTTATTAAGTTAAGCCAACTATCGGATTAAAGTAAATTGCAATTTGGAAAacttagacaatttttttaaaaagtgcatgACCAATTTCACATCATAATTGTCCAAATTTAGATTAGGAGTATATCAAAATGCTGTAAAATACGTGATTACCTGTGCAAAAAAATGGTTTATAATAGACGTATGCTCATGCTTAAAAGAGAAGCTTACAGTTAATGTAacactttttcaattttaatttgaaatcatACCTTAAACTAAGGAAAAGGATCGActttccacaaaaaaatcaataaggAAGTTAGGTCAATTATGTGATTCAAGTTTTAAAGTTCAGAAAAAActaacggaaaaaaaaaaaaaaaaaaaaaacccaaagaGAGGGATTGAATTTCCAGAAGTATATTGCTGAAAACATATGTAGTTTGTGAAttgtaagagagagaaaaagtgaatTATCCTATCTTAAAATACATTAAGGACACAAGGATGTCTCAACCATGTAATGTTGGGCAACTGCCCTGATCAAgagtaggaaaagaaaaacaatgaagAAAAAAGTAGTATAAAGTATCTTCTACCAACTCTATAGCGTAgagtagttttttcttttttttggtggaaaatatAAGAAAACCATGTAAAACCTTCAGCTTGGCCATGTTGAAGTTCCTGTAGATAGTCAGCTTGTCTTAACAAATATAGAATAATTGATTATAAAATGCACAAGTAGGAAAATCATCACTACTGACAATTAGTTATGGAATTTGTGTGAAATAATGCTAGTAGTACACCT
This region includes:
- the LOC104443180 gene encoding ankyrin repeat-containing protein BDA1, with amino-acid sequence MDKKFQEAILNDDVDALHTLLVQNPILLDRATKEPFPNTPLHVAAAAGKTQVAVELATLRPSFARRLNPEGFSPMHLALQHDHFQTARALVTIDPELIRVKGRERITPLHYIAEREGDAELELLADFLCACKRSIEDITSRCQTAVHIAVKSCNIKAFDVLLGWMKRVYLTEVLDWKDEDGNTVLHIAVSTNQPQVVKLLTEDRPFLFKNRPFLGCMYRDRLVKVNAKNFLGKTALDISREGHCDKEIPDMLGTAGTSLTLSQFLSGKLTLFEKCSRYFGIRDEQTGNMILVVATLIATGTYQAALSPPGGYWQDDSDPVTNSTSIVQKPHMAGNMILGGSKVYFFTVLNSLAFYTSIITIWATAIGLLPDTFIVYLSVLILGLTFFVSIIVEFPKANRFAGTLIWAFYEILLLAVLLLPILVWFSHKAIQNRMDATKRRVGSFLESEPRRR
- the LOC120292691 gene encoding SKI/DACH domain-containing protein 1-like — its product is MPTKMASCCKEKAVLISVYVEKPQRRKISLPDPSHRPHHHRHHYRHHHLHLHHPNGERQIQSHSTFSGKGYNRRAELLHYSQHLRESAQPAAESTSLLPAPISTNNHRISDKTVTVQRKRKVEMAPFCLGNYKTSIKRFLQSLKSFQAKKDSKKRKKNSRGSTGNKGQSVTKSLEVPKKWAFWANMLSALRKQR
- the LOC104441965 gene encoding (S)-ureidoglycine aminohydrolase, whose product is MRRPFACSGSPQPLKILFVTLCLFRVAASGDGFCAAPSIIKETPGSESRPLYWKATNPTLSPSHLQDLPGFTRSVYRTDHALITPESQVFSPLPNWTNTLAAYLITPAMGSHFVMYLAKMQENSRSGLPPSDIERFLFVVQGTVSLTMSSNSQWLMVDSYAYLPPNVEHSLSSDAPATLVVFERRYASLDSHVAEVIVGSTDKQPLQPLLETPGEVFELRKLLPTSVAYDFNIHIMDFQPGEFLNIKEVHYNQHGLLLLEGQGIYRLGDSWYPVQAGDVIWMAPFVPQWYAALGRTRSRYLLYKDVNRNPL